One Pasteurella dagmatis DNA segment encodes these proteins:
- the nhaA gene encoding Na+/H+ antiporter NhaA, protein MLTPIQNFLKQEAAGGILLFIFAILAIVLANTPLSTFYFDFLQTPGVVQIGSFSINKPLLMWVNDGLMAVFFMLVGMEVKRELLEGSLSSYQRAIFPAIAAIGGMVVPALIFILLNSTHPEYQQGWAIPMATDIAFALGVVALLGKRVPLPLKIFLLALAIIDDLGAIVVIALFFSHDLSPQAFLFAGFAVSVLFIMNRLKITALSAYGIVGIILWASVLKSGVHATLAGVIIGFCIPLNGKKGERPLDEFEHTLSPWSAFAILPLFAFCNAGVSLFGLGENAFTSTLSLGITFGLLVGKPLGIFAFSFIAVKLKIAKLSKGINFKQIFAVSVLCGIGFTMSMFLAGLAFGGESDGENVTALARLGILLGSGVSAILGYLLLKLSTRNQSISDTE, encoded by the coding sequence ATGTTAACACCTATTCAAAACTTTTTAAAACAAGAGGCCGCTGGTGGTATCTTGCTCTTTATTTTTGCAATTCTCGCAATTGTCTTAGCGAATACACCGTTAAGCACATTTTATTTTGATTTTTTACAAACACCCGGAGTGGTTCAAATTGGTTCATTCAGTATTAACAAACCATTATTAATGTGGGTAAATGATGGTTTAATGGCTGTTTTCTTTATGCTTGTTGGAATGGAAGTAAAACGTGAATTACTTGAAGGTTCATTATCAAGTTATCAACGTGCTATTTTCCCTGCGATTGCCGCAATTGGCGGTATGGTTGTACCAGCACTTATTTTCATTTTATTAAATTCAACTCATCCTGAATACCAACAAGGTTGGGCAATTCCAATGGCAACTGATATTGCCTTTGCCTTAGGGGTTGTTGCATTGCTAGGAAAGCGTGTTCCATTACCATTAAAAATCTTCTTACTTGCATTAGCGATCATTGATGACTTAGGTGCGATAGTCGTTATTGCTCTATTTTTCTCTCACGATTTAAGTCCACAAGCATTTTTATTTGCTGGCTTTGCTGTGTCAGTATTATTTATTATGAACCGCTTAAAAATCACAGCATTATCAGCTTATGGTATCGTCGGAATTATCTTATGGGCATCAGTACTTAAATCTGGCGTTCATGCCACCTTAGCTGGCGTAATTATTGGCTTTTGTATTCCATTAAACGGTAAAAAGGGTGAACGTCCATTAGATGAATTTGAACATACCCTTTCACCATGGAGTGCATTTGCTATCCTTCCATTATTTGCATTCTGTAATGCTGGTGTATCTTTATTTGGCTTAGGCGAAAATGCATTTACATCCACACTATCATTAGGTATCACCTTCGGTTTATTAGTGGGTAAACCATTAGGTATTTTTGCATTCTCATTTATTGCAGTGAAATTAAAAATCGCAAAATTATCAAAAGGGATTAACTTTAAACAAATTTTTGCTGTTTCTGTGCTTTGTGGTATCGGTTTTACCATGTCGATGTTCCTTGCAGGGCTTGCCTTTGGAGGTGAAAGCGATGGCGAAAATGTAACCGCACTAGCACGTCTAGGAATCTTACTTGGTTCAGGTGTTTCCGCTATATTAGGTTACCTATTATTAAAATTATCTACACGCAATCAATCTATTAGTGATACAGAATAA